In the Flavobacterium acetivorans genome, one interval contains:
- a CDS encoding methylglyoxal synthase, translating to MEIAIIAHDGKKVDMVQFLNKNNELLQNIKIKLIATGTTGSKAEKAGFKVKKMLSGPMGGDAQIAARVAEGKTKLVLFFKDPLASHAHEVDINMLLRVCDVHNVPIATNEATAQLVLNAILSKL from the coding sequence ATGGAAATTGCAATTATTGCGCATGATGGCAAAAAAGTGGATATGGTTCAGTTTTTAAATAAAAACAATGAACTATTACAAAATATAAAGATTAAACTAATAGCCACCGGAACAACGGGCAGCAAAGCCGAAAAAGCAGGTTTTAAAGTAAAAAAAATGCTTTCTGGGCCCATGGGTGGAGATGCTCAAATAGCAGCAAGAGTCGCCGAAGGGAAAACCAAATTAGTTTTGTTTTTCAAAGATCCACTGGCAAGTCATGCCCATGAAGTAGATATCAATATGTTGCTTCGGGTGTGTGATGTTCACAATGTGCCCATAGCGACTAATGAAGCTACTGCTCAGTTGGTATTGAACGCAATACTATCGAAATTATAG
- the gap gene encoding type I glyceraldehyde-3-phosphate dehydrogenase encodes MSKVKLGINGFGRIGRIVFRESFNRDNVEVVAINDLLDVDHLAYLLKYDSVHGRFNGTVEVKEGKLYVNGKNIRITAERNPADLKWNEVDVDVVAECTGFFTTVETANEHIKGGAKKVIISAPSADAPMFVMGVNHTEAKASDLIVSNASCTTNCLAPLAKVINDNFGIVEALMTTVHATTSTQMTTDGPSRKDWRGGRAASCNIIPSSTGAAKAVGKVIPSLNGKLTGMAFRVPTTDVSAVDLTVKVEKETSYEEIMAVLKNASETTMKGILGYTEDLVVSQDFVSDKRTSIIDANAGIGLNSTFFKIVSWYDNEYGYSSKLIDLSVHIAGLK; translated from the coding sequence ATGTCAAAAGTAAAATTAGGAATAAACGGTTTCGGAAGAATTGGAAGAATCGTTTTTAGAGAATCATTCAATAGAGATAATGTAGAGGTAGTGGCTATCAACGATTTATTAGACGTGGATCACTTAGCTTACTTATTGAAATACGATTCAGTTCACGGTCGTTTTAATGGAACTGTTGAAGTAAAAGAAGGAAAATTATACGTAAACGGAAAAAATATTCGTATCACTGCTGAAAGAAATCCAGCTGATTTGAAATGGAATGAAGTAGATGTTGATGTAGTTGCTGAATGTACTGGTTTCTTTACTACTGTAGAAACGGCTAATGAGCACATCAAAGGTGGCGCTAAAAAAGTAATCATTTCGGCTCCTTCTGCTGATGCTCCAATGTTTGTAATGGGAGTAAATCATACCGAAGCAAAAGCCTCTGATTTGATCGTTTCTAACGCTTCTTGTACGACTAACTGTTTAGCTCCATTGGCTAAAGTTATTAATGATAATTTTGGAATTGTTGAAGCTTTGATGACTACAGTTCACGCTACAACTTCAACTCAAATGACTACTGACGGTCCTTCTAGAAAAGACTGGAGAGGCGGACGTGCTGCTTCATGCAACATTATCCCATCTTCTACAGGTGCTGCAAAAGCGGTTGGAAAAGTGATTCCTTCATTGAATGGAAAATTAACAGGAATGGCTTTCCGTGTTCCTACTACAGATGTTTCTGCAGTTGATTTAACTGTAAAAGTAGAAAAAGAAACTTCTTACGAAGAGATCATGGCAGTATTGAAAAATGCTTCCGAAACTACAATGAAAGGAATTTTAGGATATACGGAAGATCTAGTAGTTTCTCAAGATTTTGTTTCTGATAAAAGAACATCTATCATTGATGCTAATGCCGGAATTGGATTAAATTCTACTTTCTTCAAAATCGTATCTTGGTATGATAATGAGTATGGATATTCTAGTAAATTAATCGATTTATCGGTACACATTGCAGGCTTAAAATAA
- a CDS encoding putative LPS assembly protein LptD, with translation MTLQKTSHNFTKIAFKPLQTNLFNIVLISFFLTIGYGKTYAQDISKKKAAISAKKQVNTPNLEVTTANKTIVEQKKQVDTIVKKDSLKPKKAFLDGKVKYKANQFVKIDQKKKLITLYDKAELYYQDVELKSGIIVMDYEKNEVYAGRIKDSTGNYTQYPNFKQGANEVEPDSIRFNFKTKKAIIWNSRSDQGEFKVKAAITKKENDSVYFLKGARFTTSKDVDNPEYYFQTSKVKFIPGKKVITGLTNMVIANVPTPIALPFAYFPMSKETSVSGLILPSYNDSNDRGFSLQNGGYYFALNEHYDLTVLGDYYTNGSYGMRFESSYAKRYKFRGNVNIRFENLITSERGYPDYSKQRIYNIQWSHSRDAKANPNSSFSASVNLGSSKYFKQSINLANVGSNLNNTLSSSVSYSKTFNSVPQVRMSLSATHSQNTQSEAINMTLPTLQLSVDRIYPFVGKDAVKKGFFKNINLQYNLNGRNSITTTDSLFFKPQMFRDAKVGVQHSIPLSTNFKLFKYFSASTSLNYEEIWYAKTIERNYDIDQSKVVDKVVSGFDAFRTYSFSSSIGTTIYGTFNFGEDKKIKSIRHVMRPSASYGYTPSFEKYYDTYAADATGTMTKQYSRFEGGIFGAPGLNRSNNVGFSLSNTFEAKVTDKDSTKVEPKKIMLLNNLNFSTSYNLDADGKTSLAWSPVRVSGGTQLFQNKMNVNFGATLDPYAIDNSGNRMNLYNINNGGSLFRMTSANMTLNYSLSSKEKEKDKKDKDNQTQRNGGREDDLFGSNTVLNDRKSQFDGEEEEGEDQISEFFRSKLPWDMTFAYSLTYGNNNREKKIIGNSIMISANADLTPKWKAGISTGYDFVQNGVTFTQLRFERDLLSWRMDFNWTPFGDNANWGFFIGIKSGVLSDIKWDKRSRNVGR, from the coding sequence TTGACACTTCAAAAAACAAGCCATAATTTTACAAAAATAGCATTTAAACCTTTGCAGACAAACTTATTTAATATCGTTTTGATATCCTTTTTCCTCACGATTGGATACGGTAAGACCTACGCACAAGATATCTCAAAAAAAAAGGCAGCAATTTCTGCTAAAAAACAAGTAAACACTCCTAATCTAGAAGTGACAACCGCTAACAAAACTATAGTAGAACAAAAAAAACAAGTCGATACTATCGTAAAAAAAGACAGCCTCAAGCCCAAAAAAGCTTTTCTTGACGGAAAGGTGAAATACAAAGCGAATCAATTTGTAAAAATTGACCAAAAGAAAAAACTGATTACCTTATACGACAAAGCCGAACTCTACTACCAGGACGTTGAACTAAAGTCGGGGATAATTGTCATGGATTATGAAAAAAATGAAGTCTATGCCGGCCGAATTAAAGACTCTACAGGCAACTACACCCAATATCCCAATTTCAAACAAGGTGCTAACGAAGTAGAACCCGATTCTATTCGGTTTAATTTTAAAACAAAAAAAGCCATAATTTGGAATTCCAGATCAGATCAAGGAGAGTTTAAAGTAAAAGCAGCAATTACTAAAAAAGAAAATGATTCCGTTTACTTTTTAAAAGGAGCACGTTTTACAACCTCAAAAGATGTTGACAATCCTGAATATTATTTTCAAACCAGCAAGGTAAAATTCATTCCCGGCAAAAAAGTAATAACCGGCTTAACCAACATGGTCATTGCTAATGTACCAACCCCTATTGCTCTGCCCTTTGCCTATTTCCCAATGAGTAAAGAAACCAGTGTTTCCGGACTTATTTTACCTAGTTATAACGATTCAAACGATCGCGGTTTTTCCTTGCAAAATGGTGGTTATTATTTTGCCCTAAATGAACATTATGATTTGACCGTTTTAGGAGACTACTATACTAATGGTAGTTATGGTATGCGATTTGAGTCTTCTTATGCCAAAAGATACAAATTTCGTGGAAATGTCAATATCAGGTTTGAAAATTTAATCACTAGCGAAAGAGGCTATCCCGATTATTCAAAACAACGCATTTACAACATTCAATGGTCGCATTCCAGAGATGCAAAAGCCAATCCAAATTCAAGTTTCTCTGCTTCGGTGAATCTTGGAAGTAGTAAATATTTTAAGCAATCGATAAATCTGGCCAATGTTGGTTCTAATCTAAACAATACCTTAAGTTCGTCTGTATCTTATTCTAAAACGTTCAATTCTGTTCCACAAGTCAGAATGTCCTTATCGGCAACACATTCCCAAAACACCCAATCGGAAGCAATCAACATGACCTTACCTACACTACAACTTAGTGTGGACCGCATCTATCCTTTTGTTGGAAAAGATGCCGTTAAAAAAGGTTTTTTCAAAAACATCAATTTACAATACAATTTGAACGGAAGAAACAGTATCACCACAACGGATTCTCTTTTCTTCAAACCTCAGATGTTTAGAGATGCTAAAGTAGGAGTACAACACAGTATTCCGTTGAGTACCAATTTCAAATTGTTCAAATACTTCAGTGCCTCCACCTCTTTAAATTATGAGGAAATCTGGTACGCCAAAACCATAGAAAGAAACTACGACATAGATCAAAGCAAGGTAGTCGATAAAGTAGTAAGCGGTTTTGACGCTTTTAGAACCTACTCTTTTTCATCTAGTATAGGAACTACTATTTATGGAACTTTCAACTTTGGAGAAGACAAAAAAATAAAATCTATCCGACACGTCATGCGTCCCTCTGCTTCTTATGGCTATACTCCAAGTTTTGAAAAATACTACGACACCTATGCTGCCGATGCTACTGGAACCATGACAAAACAGTATTCCCGTTTTGAAGGGGGGATTTTTGGCGCTCCCGGTTTAAACCGCTCTAATAATGTAGGTTTTAGTTTGAGTAACACTTTTGAAGCTAAAGTAACCGATAAGGATAGCACCAAAGTGGAACCCAAAAAAATCATGTTACTGAATAACTTAAACTTTTCTACAAGTTATAATCTGGACGCTGACGGTAAGACTTCGCTTGCTTGGTCTCCAGTTCGAGTTAGTGGAGGAACGCAATTATTTCAGAACAAAATGAATGTCAATTTTGGAGCTACCTTAGATCCCTATGCGATTGACAATTCCGGTAACCGAATGAATCTATACAACATCAATAACGGCGGAAGTCTATTTAGAATGACTAGTGCCAATATGACCTTAAATTATTCTCTTTCGAGCAAAGAAAAAGAGAAAGACAAAAAAGATAAGGACAATCAGACTCAAAGAAACGGAGGCCGTGAAGATGATCTTTTTGGAAGCAATACCGTTCTAAATGACAGAAAAAGCCAATTTGACGGAGAAGAAGAAGAAGGTGAAGATCAAATTTCGGAATTTTTCAGATCTAAATTGCCTTGGGACATGACATTTGCCTATTCCTTGACTTATGGAAATAACAATAGGGAGAAAAAAATCATCGGGAATTCGATTATGATTTCTGCCAATGCAGATTTAACACCTAAATGGAAAGCCGGAATATCAACAGGTTATGACTTTGTACAAAACGGCGTTACCTTTACTCAGTTGCGTTTTGAGAGAGATTTATTGAGTTGGAGAATGGATTTCAATTGGACTCCATTTGGCGATAATGCCAACTGGGGTTTCTTCATTGGAATAAAATCTGGGGTGTTGAGCGACATAAAATGGGATAAAAGAAGCAGAAATGTAGGTCGATAA
- a CDS encoding RidA family protein — translation MKKIIFTEKAPAPIGPYNQAVLKGNTLYTSGQIAINPATGELNVANIEAETAQVMENMKAVLDAAGMSFENVVKTTIFIMDMNDFASINTVYGSYFNETTAPARETVQVAGLPKNVNVEISMIAIL, via the coding sequence ATGAAAAAAATAATTTTTACTGAGAAAGCCCCTGCTCCAATTGGTCCATACAACCAAGCCGTACTTAAAGGAAACACCCTTTATACCTCAGGGCAGATTGCTATTAATCCGGCAACTGGTGAACTGAATGTAGCCAATATAGAAGCCGAAACTGCGCAAGTAATGGAAAACATGAAAGCTGTTCTGGATGCTGCAGGAATGAGCTTTGAAAACGTGGTAAAAACTACTATATTCATTATGGACATGAATGATTTTGCAAGTATCAACACGGTTTATGGTTCTTATTTTAACGAAACAACCGCTCCGGCCCGTGAAACCGTTCAAGTGGCTGGCCTACCAAAAAATGTCAACGTAGAGATCTCTATGATTGCTATTCTATAA
- a CDS encoding MlaD family protein: MKLTREIKTAILVIASILLFIWGYSFLKGKDLFSSYRTLYVEYASVEGLATSAPVTLNGLVIGKVNSITINQNTGKLLVELQIKSDFPISKSSLASIYEPGFIGGKQIAIEPNFEDKSVAENGDQLKGNVKLGLTQTVGDKLAPVQEKLEKIMVNADNLITGINNVLDKKAQEDLKISLAELSKTMEQFHKASVSMNTVLDDNKGQIKGVVSNFNKISGDFSKISDSLNKADLGKTVKDLNKTLAKVNGIMSGLESGKGTMGKLLKDDALYANLSQTSKELELLLQDVRLYPTRYVNVSLFGKKNKPYKAPVNDTIPNEKN, from the coding sequence TTGAAATTAACAAGAGAGATTAAGACAGCAATTTTAGTGATTGCATCGATACTATTATTTATTTGGGGATACAGTTTCTTAAAAGGAAAAGACCTTTTTAGTAGTTATAGAACATTATATGTAGAATACGCCAGCGTTGAAGGTTTGGCTACATCGGCTCCCGTTACTCTAAACGGCTTAGTGATTGGTAAAGTGAATAGCATTACGATAAATCAAAATACCGGAAAATTATTAGTCGAATTACAAATTAAAAGTGATTTTCCTATTTCAAAATCCAGTTTAGCTTCTATTTATGAGCCTGGTTTTATAGGTGGGAAGCAAATTGCGATTGAACCTAATTTTGAAGATAAATCGGTTGCTGAGAATGGCGATCAGCTAAAAGGGAATGTGAAGTTAGGACTTACTCAAACGGTAGGGGATAAATTGGCTCCTGTTCAGGAAAAACTCGAAAAAATAATGGTTAATGCGGATAATTTGATTACCGGGATTAATAATGTTTTGGATAAAAAAGCGCAAGAAGACTTAAAAATCAGTTTGGCCGAATTGAGTAAAACCATGGAGCAATTTCACAAAGCTTCGGTAAGTATGAACACTGTTTTGGATGATAATAAGGGTCAAATAAAAGGTGTTGTTTCTAATTTCAATAAAATCTCGGGGGATTTTTCTAAAATATCCGATTCTTTAAACAAAGCCGATTTAGGAAAAACAGTTAAAGATTTGAATAAAACCTTAGCCAAAGTAAATGGTATCATGAGCGGTTTGGAATCCGGTAAAGGTACAATGGGGAAATTGTTGAAAGACGATGCATTATATGCTAATTTATCTCAAACTTCAAAAGAATTAGAGTTGCTACTTCAAGATGTAAGGCTTTATCCTACTAGATATGTAAATGTATCTCTTTTTGGAAAGAAGAACAAACCCTATAAAGCCCCTGTAAACGATACTATTCCTAACGAAAAAAACTAA
- a CDS encoding (Fe-S)-binding protein has product MSYLDNILFAILLVIGFGYFFSNIKKIHRNINLGIDIDRKDNPGLRWKNMAMIALGQSKMVKRPVAGVLHIIVYLGFIIINIELLEIIIDGLFGTHRVFSFLGSAYDVLIGSFEILALLVLIAVSAFWIRRNLIRLKRFINPDLNGFPKSDANYILYFEMVLMTLFLLMNASDLHLQNVPGGFSHFIKAGSFPVSQFIAPLFNGMSNESVMLFSELFWWLHIIGIFVFMNYLYFSKHLHILLAFPNTYFANLNPLGQFDNLEAVTKEVKMMMDPNADPFAAAPANEGEVPSKFGASDVQDLNWVQLLNAYTCTECGRCTSSCPANLTGKKLSPRKIMMDTRDRLEEVGKNIDANKGMFVPDNKTLLNDYITPEELWACTSCNACVEECPVNISPLSIIMDMRRYLVMEQSAAPMPLNAMMTNIENNGAPWQYSQQDRLNWKNEN; this is encoded by the coding sequence ATGAGCTATTTAGACAATATATTATTTGCTATTTTATTAGTAATAGGTTTTGGTTATTTTTTCAGCAATATCAAGAAAATCCACCGAAACATAAATCTCGGGATTGATATTGATCGAAAAGACAATCCCGGTTTGAGATGGAAAAACATGGCGATGATAGCTCTTGGGCAGTCAAAAATGGTCAAAAGACCTGTTGCTGGTGTTTTGCACATTATTGTCTATTTAGGTTTTATTATCATAAATATCGAATTATTAGAAATCATCATTGATGGTTTGTTTGGTACACATCGCGTGTTTTCCTTTTTAGGTTCGGCTTATGATGTGTTGATTGGTTCATTCGAAATATTGGCATTATTAGTTTTAATTGCGGTTTCTGCTTTTTGGATTAGACGAAATCTAATTCGATTAAAACGTTTCATCAATCCGGATTTAAACGGATTCCCTAAAAGTGATGCGAATTACATTCTTTATTTTGAAATGGTCTTAATGACCTTGTTTCTATTGATGAACGCTTCCGATTTGCATTTGCAAAATGTTCCGGGAGGTTTTTCTCATTTTATCAAAGCGGGTTCCTTTCCAGTAAGCCAATTTATTGCGCCTTTGTTCAATGGAATGTCAAATGAATCGGTGATGTTATTTTCAGAACTGTTTTGGTGGTTGCATATCATAGGAATTTTTGTTTTTATGAATTATTTGTATTTCTCAAAGCACCTGCACATATTGTTGGCTTTTCCTAATACTTATTTTGCCAATTTGAATCCTTTGGGGCAGTTTGATAATTTAGAAGCCGTTACTAAAGAAGTAAAAATGATGATGGATCCTAATGCCGATCCCTTTGCTGCAGCTCCCGCAAATGAGGGAGAAGTTCCAAGTAAATTTGGAGCCAGCGATGTTCAGGATTTAAATTGGGTACAACTCCTGAATGCTTATACTTGTACGGAATGTGGAAGATGTACTTCTTCCTGTCCTGCCAATCTTACCGGTAAAAAATTGTCGCCTCGTAAGATAATGATGGATACCAGAGACAGGCTCGAGGAGGTTGGGAAAAATATCGATGCCAATAAAGGGATGTTTGTTCCAGATAATAAAACACTTTTGAATGATTATATTACACCTGAAGAATTGTGGGCTTGTACTTCTTGTAATGCCTGTGTTGAGGAATGTCCTGTAAATATCAGTCCGCTATCGATCATCATGGATATGCGACGTTATTTGGTAATGGAGCAAAGTGCAGCGCCAATGCCTTTAAACGCTATGATGACGAATATTGAAAATAATGGTGCGCCATGGCAATACAGTCAGCAAGATCGATTGAATTGGAAAAACGAAAATTAA
- a CDS encoding (Fe-S)-binding protein, with translation MSENLIVPTMAEMLAQGKQPEVLFWVGCAGSFDDRAKRITKAFVRILNRSNVSFAVLGAEESCTGDPAKRAGNEFLFQMQAMMNIEVLNAYEAKKIVTACPHCFNTLKNEYPELGGKYEVVHHTEFLKSLLDDGRLTIEGGQFKGKRITFHDPCYLGRANNVYEAPRDLILKLDAELVEMKRSKANGLCCGAGGAQMFKDAEPGNKEVNVLRTEDALETKPEIIAAGCPFCNTMMTDGIKNKEKEAEVKVLDIAELIANAQDL, from the coding sequence ATGTCAGAAAATTTAATAGTGCCAACAATGGCAGAAATGCTAGCTCAAGGAAAACAACCTGAAGTATTGTTTTGGGTGGGTTGTGCAGGAAGTTTTGATGATAGAGCCAAAAGAATAACGAAAGCATTTGTGAGAATCCTAAATCGTTCCAATGTTTCTTTCGCCGTACTTGGAGCAGAAGAAAGCTGTACTGGTGATCCTGCAAAAAGAGCTGGAAACGAGTTTTTGTTTCAAATGCAAGCCATGATGAACATTGAAGTGCTGAATGCTTACGAAGCTAAAAAAATTGTTACTGCCTGTCCGCATTGTTTCAACACTTTAAAAAATGAGTATCCTGAATTAGGCGGAAAATATGAAGTAGTTCATCATACTGAATTTTTGAAATCACTTTTAGACGACGGAAGATTGACCATTGAAGGCGGACAATTTAAAGGAAAACGCATCACTTTTCACGATCCTTGCTATTTAGGAAGAGCCAATAATGTGTACGAAGCACCTAGAGATTTAATCCTGAAGCTCGATGCCGAATTAGTAGAAATGAAACGTTCTAAAGCCAATGGTCTTTGTTGCGGTGCCGGTGGTGCGCAAATGTTTAAAGACGCAGAACCTGGAAATAAAGAGGTAAATGTGCTAAGAACCGAAGATGCCTTAGAAACAAAACCGGAAATAATTGCCGCTGGTTGTCCTTTTTGTAATACTATGATGACTGACGGAATTAAAAATAAAGAAAAGGAAGCCGAAGTTAAGGTATTGGATATTGCCGAATTGATTGCTAACGCCCAAGATTTGTAA
- a CDS encoding N-acetylglucosamine kinase produces MRLIVDSGSTKADWIAIDDEGKVLFTTQTLGLNPETLDSSEIVKRLNDRFDILQNKNEASHLFFYGAGCGTDRMKIALSQVFQAYFPNAIISVEEDTYAAVYATTPKGQEAIVSILGTGSNCSYFDGKELHQKVQSLGYIVMDDCSGNVFGKELIRKYYFNKMPKELALQFEKEYDLDPDFIKNKLYKEPNPNAYLATFAKFLIQHKDSEFCKKIILKGMKSFVKNYIRQFDNCKEVPVHFVGSIAFYLKDELQQTFDKYELQLGNVLRRPIDGLIAYHIANK; encoded by the coding sequence ATGAGATTAATAGTTGATAGTGGTTCAACCAAAGCTGATTGGATTGCAATAGATGATGAGGGGAAAGTATTGTTTACCACCCAAACATTAGGGTTGAATCCGGAAACTCTTGATAGTAGCGAAATTGTTAAGCGATTGAATGATCGTTTTGATATTTTGCAAAATAAAAATGAGGCTTCTCATTTATTTTTTTATGGCGCAGGTTGCGGAACGGATAGAATGAAAATTGCGCTATCGCAAGTTTTTCAAGCTTATTTCCCTAATGCAATTATATCTGTAGAAGAAGATACCTATGCAGCGGTATATGCAACAACTCCTAAAGGACAAGAAGCAATTGTGAGTATTTTAGGAACGGGTTCTAACTGTAGTTATTTTGACGGAAAAGAATTGCATCAAAAAGTACAATCTTTAGGTTATATCGTTATGGATGATTGTAGCGGCAATGTTTTTGGAAAAGAACTGATAAGAAAATATTATTTTAATAAAATGCCAAAAGAATTGGCACTGCAGTTTGAAAAAGAGTACGATTTAGATCCTGATTTTATTAAGAATAAATTGTACAAAGAGCCTAATCCAAATGCTTATTTGGCAACTTTTGCTAAGTTTTTAATTCAACATAAAGATTCTGAATTCTGCAAGAAAATTATTCTTAAAGGAATGAAATCTTTCGTAAAAAATTATATCCGACAATTTGATAATTGCAAAGAAGTTCCCGTGCATTTTGTGGGTTCTATTGCTTTTTATTTAAAAGACGAATTGCAACAAACATTTGATAAATATGAGTTGCAACTAGGGAATGTGTTAAGAAGGCCTATAGATGGTTTGATTGCTTACCATATTGCTAATAAATAG
- a CDS encoding N-acetylmuramoyl-L-alanine amidase family protein — protein MRLLHKIKGLFIFLIIIGSYNSYSQSHIFKVALDAGHGAHDFGAVYNGHIEKNIALAIVLKVGKILEEKPNFHVIYTRKTDVFIDLIERANIANRADANIFVSIHCNANKNTAADGTETYVMGMNKIASNLEAAKKENSVITLEKDYKTKYEGFDPNSPETMIGMTLMQEEYLDYSISLASKIEEGFGRLGKKLRQGGVKQAPFMVLHKAYMPRVLVETGFISNYAEGNLLDSESGQNEIAEAIAEAIVSYKNEFFGNEMIDFLEVKPSQKVNGTAVKDSATFVKTKNTQVGIEDKKTSGKAADSNTLFKVQISVSSRKMDLLPRNFNGLKNVTMQYDDKMYKYMYGETQDYNESKKLLEEAKAKGYNSAFLVAFKNGDKISIQEAIKN, from the coding sequence ATGCGTTTATTACATAAAATTAAAGGACTGTTTATTTTTCTGATAATTATAGGCTCTTATAATTCCTACAGTCAATCCCATATTTTTAAAGTTGCCTTAGATGCCGGTCATGGAGCTCATGATTTTGGTGCGGTTTATAATGGTCATATCGAAAAAAATATTGCTTTAGCTATTGTGTTAAAAGTAGGGAAAATATTAGAAGAAAAACCTAATTTTCATGTAATTTATACCAGAAAAACGGACGTTTTTATTGATTTGATCGAAAGAGCCAATATTGCCAACAGAGCCGATGCCAATATTTTTGTTTCGATTCATTGCAACGCCAATAAAAATACTGCCGCCGATGGAACTGAAACTTATGTAATGGGGATGAATAAGATTGCTTCCAATTTAGAGGCTGCCAAAAAAGAGAACTCTGTGATTACATTGGAGAAAGACTATAAAACAAAATATGAAGGTTTTGATCCAAACTCTCCAGAAACGATGATTGGGATGACTTTAATGCAAGAAGAATATTTAGATTACAGTATTTCTTTGGCAAGTAAAATTGAGGAAGGTTTTGGTCGATTGGGTAAAAAATTGAGACAAGGTGGTGTCAAACAAGCTCCTTTTATGGTGCTCCATAAAGCATATATGCCAAGGGTTTTGGTGGAAACAGGTTTCATATCTAATTATGCCGAAGGAAATTTATTAGATTCTGAAAGCGGACAAAATGAAATTGCCGAAGCCATAGCCGAAGCGATTGTGAGTTATAAAAATGAGTTCTTTGGTAACGAAATGATTGATTTTCTTGAAGTCAAACCATCTCAGAAAGTGAATGGAACTGCTGTCAAAGACAGTGCTACCTTTGTTAAAACCAAAAACACTCAAGTGGGGATTGAAGATAAAAAAACATCAGGAAAGGCAGCTGATTCTAATACTCTTTTTAAAGTGCAAATTTCAGTAAGCTCCAGAAAAATGGATTTATTGCCTCGAAATTTTAATGGTCTCAAGAATGTAACAATGCAGTATGATGATAAAATGTATAAATACATGTATGGTGAAACCCAGGATTATAATGAGTCTAAAAAACTTTTAGAAGAAGCAAAGGCTAAAGGATATAATTCAGCTTTTTTAGTGGCTTTTAAAAATGGGGATAAAATCAGCATTCAAGAAGCGATTAAGAATTAA
- a CDS encoding N-acetylmuramoyl-L-alanine amidase family protein: MKIRTGVKTALAAILLLFSLNVFSQSNTKFVVVLDAGHGGKDPGNSYHGFVEKEIALKTTLKVERYLEKDTQIKVVYTRKKDVFISLAERPKAGNDIGADLFVSIHCNSVSNPVPYGTETYVMGLARSNTNFEIAKRENSVILLEKDYKETYKGFDPNKPETLIGLKIMQEEYLERSIRLASKIEHNFSNKLHRKSRGIKQIPLWVLDASYMPSVLIELGFLSNKNEGLYLNSEFGQEKMAEAIAEAIISYKNEYFGSQSNTTTPKKNSGNESKDSVILKKGESVAKNKIIGKEVTKASSSEVVFKVQLAAGKRKIELKPANFKGLSDVSCMTESGDFYKYVYGTTSDYGEAKRNLEIAKSKGYASAYLIAFKDGLKISVQEAIKL; the protein is encoded by the coding sequence TTGAAAATACGTACAGGAGTTAAAACAGCATTAGCAGCTATATTGTTGCTTTTTTCTTTAAATGTTTTTTCTCAATCCAATACCAAATTTGTTGTTGTTCTAGATGCGGGTCATGGAGGAAAAGATCCCGGGAATTCTTATCACGGTTTCGTTGAGAAAGAAATAGCGCTAAAAACAACCTTAAAAGTAGAACGTTATCTTGAAAAGGATACCCAAATCAAAGTGGTTTATACCAGAAAAAAAGATGTTTTTATAAGCTTAGCAGAAAGACCTAAAGCAGGGAATGATATTGGTGCTGATTTATTTGTATCTATACATTGCAATTCGGTTAGTAACCCCGTTCCTTATGGTACCGAAACGTATGTGATGGGTTTAGCGCGCAGCAACACCAACTTTGAGATTGCCAAAAGAGAAAACTCGGTTATTTTATTGGAAAAAGATTATAAAGAAACGTATAAAGGTTTCGATCCCAATAAGCCTGAAACTTTGATAGGGCTAAAAATTATGCAAGAAGAATATTTAGAAAGAAGTATTCGTTTAGCTTCAAAAATAGAACATAATTTCTCCAACAAATTACATCGAAAATCAAGAGGGATTAAGCAAATACCTTTATGGGTCTTAGACGCTTCTTATATGCCTAGTGTGCTAATCGAATTGGGTTTTTTATCCAATAAAAATGAGGGACTTTATTTGAATTCCGAATTTGGTCAGGAAAAAATGGCCGAAGCTATCGCAGAGGCTATCATTAGTTATAAAAATGAGTATTTTGGTTCCCAATCAAATACTACCACACCTAAAAAAAATAGTGGGAATGAATCTAAGGATTCTGTTATTCTTAAAAAAGGAGAGTCTGTTGCTAAAAACAAAATAATTGGGAAAGAAGTTACTAAGGCATCAAGCTCTGAGGTGGTCTTTAAAGTTCAACTAGCAGCCGGAAAAAGAAAGATTGAATTAAAACCTGCAAATTTTAAAGGATTATCAGATGTTTCATGCATGACAGAAAGTGGTGATTTTTATAAATATGTATATGGAACTACTTCAGACTATGGGGAAGCCAAGCGCAATTTAGAGATTGCAAAATCCAAAGGCTATGCATCGGCCTATTTGATAGCCTTTAAAGATGGATTAAAAATCAGTGTTCAAGAAGCGATTAAATTATAA